In the Channa argus isolate prfri chromosome 6, Channa argus male v1.0, whole genome shotgun sequence genome, AAAGTTGGGCTACCCACCCGCATCTTTGTTTCGGTTCGTACTAGCGTCTCTACTTTGGAAAACCTGCAGCTTCTGATTTTgttcaaacaaactaaaaagttgaATTTACCTTAACACTTATTTACCTACGTGCGCATAaatataaattagtttttcctTCTGCAGcattagaaaaaacacaacccGTCCACATggagacagtaaaaaaacagcTCTATTTGAACTGATATTAAAGGAAATGAGCCTGGATCTGACACAGGAGGAGTTCCTCTGCACTGAATCTGCCGTATTTGCAttaacttgtgtgtttgtgttgtctcAGAGTTTGAGAATGCAGAGACTCTGCTGAACTCGGAGGTCCACATGTTGCTGGAGCACAGGAAGCAGCAGAATGAAAGCGCTGAGGACGAGCAGGAGCTGTCTGAAGTCTTCATGAAGACTCTCAACTACACAGCTCGATTCAGCCGCTTTAAGAACAGGGAGACCATCACCGCTGTTCGCAGGTACAGCTCCGCTTCTCACTGTCTGGATGTTTCTGAATGTCTGATCTGTATCTTATGGTACCCCCTCCTCTCTTCACATCTTCAGTCTACTGCTGCAAAAGAAGCTCCATAAGTTTGAGTTGGCCAGTTTGGCAAATCTGTGTCCTGAAGCAGCCGAAGAAGCCAAAGCCCTGATCCCCAGGTAAGACTGATCCACATCACACCCAGACCTGACCGCAGTGTCTCAGAGCCGCAAATCTGTCGCACCTGGCCAAAGGTTCTCAGACTTTAGGACCAGAACCAAAGGGTTGTCATCAATGGTAAAGAGCTGCCACAATCAATTAGACTTTGATCGTTCTCACAGCTCTTTCATCTCCAGTCAGAGTGAAATCAAAGAAAATTGAGTTGTGTTGATACAAATCTCTGGTTTAACTGATGGTTCATTATCACAGCAGTAACATTTAGGTAGTTCTGGTTGTGTGATCCTTTAGTAGTCAAACTTCAATTTGGAATGTCAGTGTGATTTGAAATTTAACAGTGAGTCACTGTTTCCTTTCAACTTTAAAGACAACTTCatctattttcaatttgctttttatggctttagttagggtgtaaatgtacattattgcttttaaacttccctctgactttcctgtattcaaatatttctctgcttctatctggaaaactcctccagatgacatcgccCAGAGGGTtttcattaggagttcagatgatgtcatctgtgggaactctggaaaagcaggttgaccatgattacaaactccatagtgtatACTGAAGGTTTCTTTCatgtaatgtcatctggagacatttttcagctagaggtATAGAGATATAATATAGAGAAATCAAGGGGaagtttcaattcaattcaactttatttatatagcgccaattcacaacaaagtcatctcagggcactttacagaataaagtcaaaattataaagatatataaagagaacccaacaattccccctggagcaagccataggcaacagtggagaggaaaaactccctttaacggaagaaacctccagcagaaccaggctcagggtggacggccatctgcctcgaccggttggggtgagtggaaaggggagagagaaaagaacagaggaacaaaaagcaacaacaaagcatcgggcagattggtaggaccagtagcttcacgctggaagacacgtTTAATGCCATTAATTTACATGTAATACCCAGATTAGAGTAGCAAGCTCAAGCTCTTCTCTGTTTTAATTCCTAGTACCAGAGCTTGTATCGCATGAGTAAAATCATGTGACCGACAACgactttcggcttgtcccttcaggaacctgttccgcacgttgatttggcatgagtttttacgccagatgcccttcc is a window encoding:
- the polr2d gene encoding DNA-directed RNA polymerase II subunit RPB4, translating into MAAGGGAAPPLVGDVEEDASQLMFPKEFENAETLLNSEVHMLLEHRKQQNESAEDEQELSEVFMKTLNYTARFSRFKNRETITAVRSLLLQKKLHKFELASLANLCPEAAEEAKALIPSLEGRFEDEELQQILDDIQTKRSFQY